The Sphingobacteriales bacterium nucleotide sequence TACTTGTCCATTAACTTTCTTGCCTTTTTCGTCGTATTTGTAAAATCCTTTTTTGTTCTTACGACCTTTGTAACCTGCTTTAGAAATCTCTAAAAGCGTTTTACTTACTTTGAAATCAGGACGTAGTTTAAGCATTTCTGTCATTAACTCACCACTCATAATATGCGCACCAACATCAATACCTACTTCATCAGCTAATGTAATTGGACCAACTGGGAAACCAAATAAATTCATTTCTTTGTCTATTTGTAGTATATCACCACCTTCATCCAACAATAATTGTGCTTCATTCATTAATGGTGCTAAGATTCTTGTTGTGTAAAATCCTGGTCCATCATTTACAACAATACATGTTTTTCCTTGCCTTACGCCAACTTCATAGCATGTTGCCACAACCCAATCAGCCGTTTGCTCTGTCTTAATGATTTCTAATAATGGCATTTTTGGAACAGGAGAGAAGTAATGCATACCAATTACCAACTCAGGATTTTTTGATTTTGCAGCTACATGTTTAATTGGCAACGCAGATGTATTTGTTGCAAAAATTGTATCAGGCTTAGTGTTTGCTTCGCAATCAGCTAAGATACGTTGCTTTAAACTTAAGTCTTCAAATACTGCTTCAATAATCATATCTTGATTATCTAAATCACTATAATTTAAAGAACCAGATAGCATAGCCATTTTCTCTTCTAATTCAATTTTTGTAATTGCTTTTTTAGATACTTTCTTATTATAATCAGTATATACTTGTTGGAATGCAGAATTAATCATGTCTTGATTAATGTCTTTTAATAATACATGGATATCATCATCAATAGAAACTTGAGCAATACCAGCGCCCATGAATCCAGCGCCAACCATTCCAATACGATGAATTTTACGAATTAATTTTTCATCATAAGGATTTTTCTTCTTATCAGTCATTGCAAAGAAAATATTGATTAACTGACGCGATACTGGAGACAAAATAAGTGCTTCAAAGTTTTCTACTTCAGCTTGGTATCCTTTTTCTTCACCGTCATTCCAGCCAACTTTTACACATTCAATAATTTTGTAAGGTGCAGGATAGTTGCCATGTGCTTGTTTGTCTACCATTTTTTTAGCTTGGTCAAACACAATATTATTCACCAATGGTGCTTCTAAAATTAAGTTTGTAAGTTTTGCTTGCAATGAAGGAAATCCAGATTTTACAGTATCTAAATTTATTTCATTACGTTCTCTTTTTATTGGTTGTTCAAGAACTTCTAATGCTAATTTTTGAGCGCTTTTTGCAAGGCATTTACGTGTACAACTTTATCTACCAAACCCATTTTTAATGCAGGATAAGGAAATATGTTTTTGCCAGTGAGCATCATATCTAATGCTGTTTGCAAGCCTACAAGACGTGGCAAACGTTGTGTACCACCACCACCAGGCAATAAACCTAATTTTACTTCAGGTAGTGCCATTTTTGTAGATTTGTCATTGCTACAAATACGTGCATGGCATGCAAGTGCAATTTCTAATCCTGCTCCTAGTGCATTTCCATGTATTGCTGCAACAATTGGTTTCTTTGATTGCTCAATTCTTTTTAAAATCGTATGGCCTTTTTCTGCGATAGGTTTCCAGTCTCCTGGTTTTTCAACTTTTTGAAATGCATCTATATCAGCGCCTGCAATAAAATCTTTTTTTCTACTAGCAAGTACATACGCTTTTATAGAATTGTCTTGTTCTAATTCATTAAACACATCATCAAATAATCCAATTAAATCTGGTCCTATTTTATTGATTTTTTCGTTTATTTGATTCATCCAAATTGTACAAACACCATTGGTATTTTTTTCAATTCGTATATACTCTTCTCTTTTAATTGACATCTTTTCTCGTTTTGAATTACCCTATTTTTTCTTTTATTTCTTCCAAAGTTTCTTCTGCTTTATTAATTGCTTTTTTTGCAGCAGTTTTTAATTTTTCTTCAGTTGTTTCGTATTTTTTAATTAGCATAGCTGTGCCATGTGCACCAGCAGCACAAGCTGCAAGCACTGCATATTTTCCATTGCCTTTTTCTAGTCTATTTGCTGCCATTGTAAGTAGACGACCACCTGTTGCACCAAATGGATGTCCTATTGACAATGAACCACCCCATTGGTTGATTTTGTCTTTTGGAATACTACCTACAGCTTTATCATAACCAACATGTGCTTTGCACCATTCTTCGTTTTCTAATGCTTTTAAGTTTGCTAATACTTGTCCTGCAAATGCTTCGTGTATTTCCCAAACATCAATATCTGCAATGGTTAAGTTATTTTTCTTTAATAACGCAGCTATAGAATATGCTGGACCAAGTAATAACTCATCGTATAAATCGCCAGCTGTGAAAACATAATCAACTAACTCAGCTTTAGGTTTTAAATTCAATTCTTTAGCTTTTTCTTCTGATGTTAAAAGTACTGCTGTTGCTCCATCAG carries:
- a CDS encoding enoyl-CoA hydratase/isomerase family protein, which codes for MSIKREEYIRIEKNTNGVCTIWMNQINEKINKIGPDLIGLFDDVFNELEQDNSIKAYVLASRKKDFIAGADIDAFQKVEKPGDWKPIAEKGHTILKRIEQSKKPIVAAIHGNALGAGLEIALACHARICSNDKSTKMALPEVKLGLLPGGGGTQRLPRLVGLQTALDMMLTGKNIFPYPALKMGLVDKVVHVNALQKALKN